A single region of the Malus sylvestris chromosome 8, drMalSylv7.2, whole genome shotgun sequence genome encodes:
- the LOC126631332 gene encoding uncharacterized protein LOC126631332, producing MPPNRENQMGSYSKANIVHKPPRLSMGSLQRTIPDISAELSSSISSKEAIDDDIHLPTISEVEDAKCECCGMSEECTNEYIDSVRSQVSGKLICGLCAEAVKEEMDKNGGKREAAVNEHMSSCEKFNRLGRAYPVLYQAEAIREIFQKSSRIRAKSMSPRDESVRKSNGGIARSSSCISAINREELISPKP from the coding sequence ATGCCACCAAACAGAGAAAACCAGATGGGTTCATACTCTAAGGCCAACATTGTCCACAAGCCACCAAGACTCTCAATGGGAAGTCTCCAAAGAACCATACCTGACATCTCAGCTGAACTAAGCAGCAGCATCAGCAGCAAAGAAGCCATTGACGATGACATTCATCTTCCAACTATATCTGAGGTTGAGGATGCCAAGTGTGAGTGCTGTGGCATGTCCGAGGAGTGCACGAACGAGTACATAGATAGTGTGCGCAGCCAGGTTTCGGGGAAGTTAATTTGTGGGTTGTGTGCTGAGGCTGTGAAGGAAGAGATGGACAAGAATGGAGGCAAACGAGAAGCGGCTGTGAATGAGCATATGAGTTCTTGTGAAAAGTTCAATAGGCTTGGTAGGGCATACCCCGTTTTGTACCAAGCTGAGGCCATCAGAGAGATTTTCCAAAAGAGTTCAAGAATTAGGGCAAAATCCATGAGTCCTAGAGATGAGAGTGTTCGAAAGAGTAACGGGGGTATTGCAAGGAGCTCTAGTTGTATTTCCGCAATCAACCGGGAAGAACTGATCAGCCCTAAACCTTAA